In Candidatus Nitronauta litoralis, one DNA window encodes the following:
- a CDS encoding ankyrin repeat domain-containing protein, producing the protein MEKSNLPYWFFAIAAGLFIFVIVITIWFIRNRTFFVLYKGAGNAWKESLKNFPLGILVSVVAILLSFPLATAWGPNKDTILSIFSMCPKAKFLGEEISNNLCMAGAKFALALGANPDHTNFYMKESPLSIALLLKNNEMVDLLLDAGADVLQVYGDTRKQTPIEYGIADPKHFDRFIELAGGPHVLIPPRNENLLYPAILHAEAPDYNRDAILKLMDYGLDINQPFRTDSEISPFFFACLHFDAATIEALIKKGADATRISAGNYTPAHFAVSNQDPEVMRVLIRHGADVNVISDCGTTPLMDARKDGNEEVVKVLEQHLGQRAKLPSLGDSKLDDKDC; encoded by the coding sequence ATGGAAAAATCCAATCTACCCTATTGGTTTTTTGCCATAGCTGCTGGACTATTTATTTTTGTAATCGTGATTACCATTTGGTTCATCCGCAACCGTACATTTTTTGTTTTATATAAAGGCGCTGGTAATGCCTGGAAAGAGTCTCTAAAAAATTTTCCCCTTGGGATTCTGGTCAGTGTTGTTGCAATTTTATTAAGTTTTCCACTGGCTACCGCATGGGGACCAAACAAGGATACCATTCTCAGTATTTTTTCCATGTGTCCAAAGGCCAAGTTTTTAGGTGAAGAAATTTCCAACAATTTGTGCATGGCGGGAGCTAAATTTGCGCTGGCCCTGGGTGCAAATCCTGATCATACAAATTTTTATATGAAGGAGTCTCCTTTAAGCATTGCTTTGTTATTAAAAAATAATGAGATGGTGGATTTGCTATTGGATGCAGGGGCTGATGTGCTGCAAGTATATGGTGACACTCGAAAACAGACCCCAATAGAGTATGGAATTGCCGACCCAAAACATTTTGACCGGTTTATAGAACTGGCAGGTGGGCCTCATGTTCTGATTCCACCCCGAAATGAAAACCTGCTGTATCCAGCGATCCTGCATGCCGAGGCGCCGGATTACAATCGCGACGCGATTTTAAAGTTGATGGACTATGGGCTGGATATTAATCAGCCGTTTCGAACTGACTCGGAAATTTCCCCTTTCTTTTTCGCTTGTTTACACTTTGATGCCGCTACCATTGAGGCGCTGATAAAAAAGGGAGCGGATGCAACCAGAATAAGTGCGGGAAACTACACTCCAGCGCATTTTGCAGTCTCGAATCAGGATCCTGAAGTGATGCGGGTGTTGATTCGCCATGGCGCTGACGTGAATGTTATCTCCGACTGCGGGACGACGCCGCTAATGGATGCGCGAAAAGATGGTAACGAAGAAGTGGTCAAAGTTCTCGAACAGCATCTAGGGCAAAGGGCCAAACTTCCCAGCCTCGGTGATTCTAAGTTGGACGATAAAGACTGTTAG